The region CCACGAGGAGTACCGCAACCTGCCGTTCATCGCTGTTCCCGAGATAAAAGAGTTTCCTCAGAAATAAGCCTCAACGGCAATACCTGTTTTTAGATTGGCAGCATTGCCACAGGCCTCAACTTGTCTCGACATCGATGGAATTAAGCCATTCCAGATTTTTTGCTGGCAACGCAGCCGGAAATAAAAAAGAGAGGAGTAAACTCCTCTCTTTCGGAACCCCTTAAAACGGGGCCCCAGGTAGCCTCTGCACCCGGAACAGTCCACTTAGCACTTTCCTTGGCGGCACCCCGCGGATTTCCGTTACGTCCATTTCGGTTGGGACCTAGTGCACGCTAGGTTGCCCTTTGGGGTTGACCACCAGGTGACTAGTCGGGTGGCTGTCGCCACTGCATTGGTTACCTGGGACGGGTTTACTATCTCATACGCACCGCGAAGTGTCAAAGCGGCGAACTAGAATGAAAAGGTATTTAAATCCACCCATCAAGGTCAAACATACCTGTTAACTCTCTGGAACTCTCTCGCTCTCTCGCTTTGGCTCTGGTCAGGCGTATTTGTTTGAAGCTTAGAGCTTGATTTTCATGCCCCAGACATCGGGGATAACCTGGATATAGGCACGACCAGATAAATGGATTAGAGGACTCTCGCCAGCCTTACAGCATCGGCTGCAATTTGAGAGACCGACGGCTCGTAGTACCTAAAGACCTATCTCTGGCACAGGTCCGGCGGGAATCTGGGACGCGGACCTAAACCCAGGCGCAGCCGGCTGTATTCCGAGCTTATTTCTGCTCCCATGACAAGGATAAAGGCCACGTAGCGGGCAAATATCAGCAGGATGATGATGGAGCCGAACCAGCCATAGACTGTCTCTACGTGGGAAAATCGGCTGAAATAAACCACCATAATAATGCGCGCCACTTCAAATGCCGCACTCGAGAAAAGAGCTCCAGGCCACACATGAAGCCAGTAGGTTTTAGTACAGGGTATGGTTTTATAAACCAGTAAAAAGATCAAGAACACGAATGCGAACTCAAATATATTAAGTGCCAGACCTCCTGCTACTCCACCTCCGGCGCCGAAGGAAACGAGGACCGCAGTCGCTGTAATCGCCCCATAGAAAAACATGCAGGCGCCGACCGACATGGCGACTTCGCGCAACTTGCGGATGTGAAATGGATGGCGGACGTTGACCCCCCAGGCGCGATTGACCCCCAGGCTGATAGCTCTGAACATGGCACCGGCCGACAAAAATAGCGCTACCAAACTGAAAATGCCCAGCGGCCCGCGTACCTGAATAATGCTCGTAATGTTGAGCCTTAATATGTCCTCGGCGGCCGGCAGATTCATTTCTATGAAACTGAATATCTGGTCCTGCACTGTAGCAGAGGGTAGGAAGAAACCCAACAGGGAAATAACCACCAGCAGCAGGGGGAACAGAGAAAGAATGGCATCATAGGCTATGGCTCCCACCACCTCGGAGGCGCCGTCGTTGCCCATGCCCTCGATA is a window of Dehalococcoidia bacterium DNA encoding:
- a CDS encoding YihY/virulence factor BrkB family protein — protein: MKDNRENLNKPPGRWRDRMVTLSRIPGIKAEQARARLIRIPFFGFLNEVIEGMGNDGASEVVGAIAYDAILSLFPLLLVVISLLGFFLPSATVQDQIFSFIEMNLPAAEDILRLNITSIIQVRGPLGIFSLVALFLSAGAMFRAISLGVNRAWGVNVRHPFHIRKLREVAMSVGACMFFYGAITATAVLVSFGAGGGVAGGLALNIFEFAFVFLIFLLVYKTIPCTKTYWLHVWPGALFSSAAFEVARIIMVVYFSRFSHVETVYGWFGSIIILLIFARYVAFILVMGAEISSEYSRLRLGLGPRPRFPPDLCQR